In Archaeoglobaceae archaeon, a single window of DNA contains:
- a CDS encoding 6-hydroxymethylpterin diphosphokinase MptE-like protein, whose amino-acid sequence MELKEWLKIYEEILRDFNFSRARDEEAARLISELGHGKLLHCKVLECIKDQEVAVIGGAYRGEKIRQEFVITAGKAIEKVDIIPRIHVTDLEEGLDKILKLEKAGCILVFHAHGDNIHRLREIVPRVEKFVATTQCEPFDRVYNFGGFTDGDRAVLLAKRFGAKKIILYGFDFEKGEGLKLKKLKWARKILEIEGVLDASSKDPTKGL is encoded by the coding sequence ATGGAGCTGAAAGAGTGGCTAAAGATCTACGAGGAAATACTCAGAGATTTTAATTTCTCAAGGGCGCGAGATGAGGAGGCGGCAAGACTAATCTCAGAGCTTGGACATGGGAAGCTTCTTCACTGTAAAGTCTTGGAATGTATAAAAGATCAGGAAGTTGCGGTGATAGGTGGGGCTTACAGGGGAGAAAAAATACGCCAAGAATTTGTGATTACTGCGGGAAAAGCTATAGAAAAAGTAGATATTATACCGAGGATTCATGTGACTGATTTAGAAGAGGGGCTTGATAAAATTTTAAAACTGGAGAAAGCGGGATGTATTTTAGTCTTTCACGCTCATGGCGATAACATCCACAGGCTTAGAGAGATCGTGCCAAGGGTGGAAAAATTCGTTGCAACTACACAATGTGAACCTTTCGACAGAGTTTACAATTTTGGGGGTTTCACAGATGGAGATAGAGCGGTTCTGTTAGCAAAAAGATTTGGAGCAAAAAAAATTATCCTTTATGGATTTGACTTTGAAAAAGGAGAGGGTTTGAAGTTGAAAAAACTTAAATGGGCGAGAAAGATCCTTGAAATTGAGGGTGTGCTCGATGCATCCAGCAAAGATCCAACTAAGGGGCTTTGA
- the ileS gene encoding isoleucine--tRNA ligase, which translates to MIPPSYSPEKVEAEVISFWKENKIYEKIKAKMGKKFYFLDGPPYTTGRIHLGTAWNKIIKDTILRYLRMNGFSPTDTPGWDMHGLPIEVKVEQELGFKSKKDIESFGVGKFIEKCMEYALKNKDMMTEQFKALAVWMDWEKPYMTIKAEYINSAWFAIKKAHEKGLLEKKLMVVNWCPRCETALAEAEVEYADREDPSIFVKFKLKDGGYVLIWTTTPWTIPANVAVAVNPNLTYARVRAYRNGISEEVILAESLLDVLAKCYERWEVLNTFSGKELEGLEYEHPLAEEVPLQANIKHKIVLADFVSAENTGCVHVATAHGVEDFELGLKYGLEIFNPVDDRGIFTEKAGKYAGLSVKEANEVIIEDLLKKDLLMAEERIFHRYGHCWRCKTPIIFRATEQWFIRITELKDKMLEEIEKVQWIPEWAGSARFRDWISNAKDWCISRQRYWGIPLPIWICEKCGRMKVLGSINEIKWSNDLDLHRPKIDEVKFSCECGGEMSRVKDVFDVWFDSGVASWGSIEYPLKTEKFELWPADFITEGHDQTRGWFYSQLGTSIICFDKAPYKAVLMHGFTLDETGRKMSKSLGNVVEPEEVIGQIGIDCFRLYVLSSAVWEDLKFSWEEARNVLRNINILWNTIRFAHTYMTIDKFRAGKDVELSLEDRWILSRLERFNAEAVSAMEKFQLHRVVKSFFEFIIEDFSRWYIPLIRARVWEEAESKRKLSAYETMFRVIDKSLRIIAPFAPVLSEWFYQNFIKNFRDGKESIFMEEYPIPNEAWIDRDLEEKMKIAREIVEAGNSARSKAKIKLRWPLREMIVETNVKGLENFIEIIAKQSNVKEVKFVEKFPLIVTIKPDFKKIGPILKGKAKDFAEFVSKLREVPEEIEFEGLKLTRDYLIVEERIPEGYQVAEFSHGRVYINTALDENLLREAYAREVVRRIQQMRKELNLNVEEFIISYVEIDPKLLEGWIEYIKNETRSRELKFANPEGYVKEWEIEDLKIKIGIKRWS; encoded by the coding sequence ATGATCCCACCATCCTACTCTCCTGAAAAAGTTGAGGCCGAAGTTATAAGCTTCTGGAAAGAAAACAAAATATATGAAAAAATAAAGGCCAAGATGGGTAAAAAATTCTATTTCCTTGATGGACCGCCCTATACAACAGGCAGAATTCATCTCGGAACAGCCTGGAACAAAATTATCAAAGATACCATCCTTAGATATCTTCGAATGAATGGTTTTTCCCCCACCGACACTCCCGGCTGGGACATGCATGGATTGCCCATCGAGGTAAAGGTAGAGCAAGAGCTCGGATTTAAGAGTAAAAAGGACATAGAGAGCTTTGGTGTTGGGAAATTCATAGAGAAGTGCATGGAATATGCTTTGAAAAACAAAGATATGATGACTGAACAATTCAAAGCATTGGCAGTATGGATGGACTGGGAAAAACCATACATGACCATAAAAGCAGAATACATAAACTCCGCATGGTTTGCTATTAAAAAAGCACACGAAAAAGGGCTTCTTGAGAAAAAATTAATGGTCGTGAACTGGTGTCCACGTTGTGAAACTGCTCTTGCTGAAGCAGAAGTAGAGTATGCTGATCGGGAAGATCCTTCGATCTTTGTCAAATTCAAACTTAAAGATGGCGGATATGTTCTGATCTGGACGACAACCCCGTGGACAATACCGGCAAATGTAGCTGTTGCAGTAAATCCAAATTTAACATATGCGAGGGTCAGAGCGTATAGAAATGGAATTTCAGAAGAGGTAATCTTAGCAGAAAGTCTACTGGATGTTCTTGCAAAATGCTATGAAAGATGGGAAGTTTTGAATACTTTCTCCGGAAAGGAACTTGAAGGATTAGAATACGAACATCCCTTAGCAGAAGAGGTTCCGCTTCAGGCAAACATCAAGCATAAAATTGTGCTTGCAGACTTTGTTTCTGCAGAGAACACCGGTTGTGTTCATGTTGCTACGGCACATGGTGTTGAAGACTTTGAACTCGGCTTGAAATACGGGCTCGAAATTTTCAATCCAGTTGACGATAGAGGCATTTTTACAGAGAAGGCAGGAAAGTATGCAGGTCTGAGCGTTAAAGAAGCGAACGAAGTAATAATAGAAGACCTATTGAAAAAAGATTTGCTGATGGCCGAAGAGAGAATTTTCCATCGATATGGACACTGCTGGAGATGTAAAACGCCAATCATTTTTAGGGCAACCGAACAGTGGTTTATCAGGATCACAGAGCTAAAAGATAAGATGCTTGAAGAGATCGAGAAAGTTCAATGGATTCCAGAATGGGCAGGAAGTGCAAGGTTTAGAGACTGGATAAGCAATGCTAAGGATTGGTGCATTAGCCGACAACGCTACTGGGGAATTCCACTGCCGATCTGGATATGCGAAAAATGCGGTAGAATGAAAGTTTTAGGAAGTATTAACGAAATCAAGTGGAGTAACGATCTTGACTTACATAGACCTAAAATCGATGAAGTAAAGTTTTCCTGCGAATGTGGCGGAGAGATGAGCAGGGTTAAGGATGTCTTTGATGTATGGTTCGACAGTGGAGTAGCAAGCTGGGGGAGCATAGAATACCCATTAAAGACTGAAAAATTCGAACTCTGGCCCGCAGATTTCATAACCGAAGGACATGACCAAACGAGGGGCTGGTTCTACTCACAACTCGGAACTTCTATTATTTGCTTCGATAAAGCTCCTTACAAAGCAGTCTTAATGCACGGTTTCACCTTAGACGAGACGGGAAGAAAAATGAGCAAAAGCCTCGGCAATGTAGTTGAGCCGGAGGAAGTGATTGGTCAGATTGGGATTGATTGCTTCAGACTCTATGTGCTAAGCTCTGCGGTTTGGGAAGATCTAAAGTTCAGCTGGGAGGAAGCAAGAAACGTGCTGAGAAATATTAACATTCTGTGGAACACAATCAGGTTCGCCCATACCTACATGACCATCGATAAATTCAGAGCTGGAAAAGATGTTGAATTAAGCCTTGAAGACAGGTGGATTCTTTCAAGACTTGAAAGATTTAATGCTGAAGCGGTTTCTGCTATGGAGAAATTCCAGCTTCACAGGGTAGTCAAGAGCTTTTTTGAGTTCATAATTGAGGACTTCAGCAGATGGTATATCCCGCTAATCAGAGCAAGAGTATGGGAAGAAGCGGAGTCAAAAAGAAAGCTTTCCGCTTACGAAACCATGTTCAGAGTTATCGATAAATCGCTCCGCATAATTGCACCTTTTGCCCCTGTTCTCAGTGAATGGTTCTATCAGAACTTTATAAAGAACTTTAGAGATGGCAAGGAGAGCATTTTCATGGAAGAATACCCCATTCCAAATGAGGCGTGGATTGACAGAGATCTCGAAGAGAAAATGAAGATTGCAAGAGAAATTGTAGAGGCGGGAAATAGTGCAAGAAGTAAGGCAAAAATAAAGCTTAGATGGCCTCTAAGAGAAATGATTGTCGAAACCAATGTTAAGGGGCTCGAAAATTTCATAGAGATAATTGCAAAGCAAAGCAATGTTAAAGAAGTGAAGTTTGTTGAAAAATTCCCATTGATTGTAACCATAAAACCGGACTTTAAGAAGATTGGTCCCATACTTAAAGGAAAGGCAAAAGATTTTGCTGAATTTGTTTCAAAATTAAGGGAAGTCCCTGAAGAAATAGAGTTCGAAGGTTTAAAACTAACTCGGGATTATCTCATAGTTGAGGAGAGGATACCCGAAGGATACCAAGTTGCAGAATTCAGCCACGGAAGGGTTTATATCAATACAGCTCTTGACGAGAATCTGTTACGGGAGGCCTACGCAAGAGAAGTTGTGCGAAGAATTCAGCAAATGAGGAAAGAGTTGAATTTAAACGTTGAGGAGTTCATAATTAGCTACGTTGAAATCGATCCAAAGCTTCTTGAAGGCTGGATAGAGTATATTAAGAACGAGACGCGATCCAGAGAGCTCAAATTCGCAAATCCAGAAGGTTACGTTAAAGAGTGGGAAATTGAAGACCTCAAGATTAAAATCGGTATAAAGAGATGGAGCTGA
- a CDS encoding HAMP domain-containing protein: protein MKLTPKIVIIVLLASFVPLLLLAQLTVMGVAEFGENARTGVINVSQVYIVKAGEEAVKMKTDELSKKLELYLRSKLRENPNLTTTDLLKDPDFLEIASRRWGMGEYTWVMGAGFVGGEWRVITLVYPTLSKDKWGKDIKYDLKWNESMPDFYNLTMKAVGYPAQIICDYYTWIEPETNETVEKYGCYQQVLLPTPIYDPYIKSRVVIMAGTGAYIDGYFKYLTQSPGNPAENIASEVTKSIEKAKEQVYMNLIIAFVVAVVFVGLIAFFTITRVAKPIVELSKTADKISAGEVDTEVPFRNKTDEIGILANSIERLKRSLKVAMQSLEEALK from the coding sequence ATGAAGTTAACACCCAAAATCGTTATAATAGTTCTGCTTGCGAGCTTTGTGCCCCTTTTACTCCTAGCCCAGCTTACGGTGATGGGTGTTGCGGAATTCGGTGAAAATGCAAGAACGGGGGTTATAAATGTAAGTCAGGTCTATATTGTTAAGGCGGGAGAAGAAGCAGTAAAAATGAAAACTGATGAACTTTCCAAAAAGTTGGAACTTTATTTGAGGAGTAAACTGAGAGAAAATCCCAATTTGACAACAACAGATCTTCTGAAAGATCCTGATTTCTTGGAGATCGCTTCTAGAAGATGGGGAATGGGTGAATACACTTGGGTTATGGGTGCGGGATTCGTTGGGGGCGAGTGGAGAGTAATAACCTTGGTTTATCCTACACTTTCAAAAGATAAATGGGGAAAGGACATCAAGTATGATCTCAAATGGAACGAAAGTATGCCGGATTTCTACAACTTAACTATGAAAGCCGTGGGATATCCCGCGCAGATTATATGTGACTACTATACTTGGATTGAGCCAGAAACGAACGAGACTGTTGAAAAATACGGATGTTATCAGCAAGTGTTGTTGCCAACGCCGATTTACGATCCTTATATAAAGTCAAGAGTGGTAATAATGGCGGGCACCGGAGCATACATAGACGGGTATTTCAAGTATCTTACTCAAAGTCCGGGTAATCCCGCTGAGAACATTGCCAGCGAAGTGACAAAAAGCATAGAAAAGGCTAAAGAGCAGGTTTACATGAACTTAATTATAGCCTTTGTCGTGGCAGTAGTATTCGTAGGACTCATTGCCTTCTTTACAATCACAAGGGTAGCAAAACCAATTGTTGAGTTGAGCAAGACCGCAGACAAAATAAGTGCTGGAGAAGTCGATACCGAGGTTCCATTCAGGAATAAGACTGATGAGATTGGAATATTGGCGAACAGTATAGAAAGGCTGAAAAGAAGTTTGAAGGTGGCAATGCAGAGCTTAGAAGAAGCTTTAAAGTAA
- a CDS encoding DUF2226 domain-containing protein, with protein sequence MILPKTTLAKIEKGKFEKILENLSASNFSGYIKVAFKKLELCSGEVLFDSGKITAAEIIKIRSKSSIYGDTALSELLTLDNSVVEIYPLDTIQVKKTLELNQIALIKEAGIKKKIKEDTSSVSAPVIPKIEEGPKKIDREQILEKYGITPPENEEIKKIIQNSLGNSELALEIEEVSKVSRTVAEEREKILQKYGIKKPAEEEIEFLISNALGMEETTVDFNKLKKELIELITSKVGKPSKKAVSIIESCNSYEELLDKRSELEKSLRSLVMFIPREKINTLISEIEEKIGRKLS encoded by the coding sequence ATGATACTCCCCAAAACGACATTGGCAAAAATAGAAAAGGGAAAATTCGAAAAGATACTCGAGAACCTCTCAGCTTCAAATTTTAGTGGTTATATCAAAGTAGCCTTTAAAAAGCTTGAACTTTGCTCTGGTGAAGTTCTATTTGACAGTGGAAAAATAACTGCAGCAGAGATTATAAAAATAAGAAGTAAGTCAAGTATCTATGGCGATACAGCTCTCTCGGAACTTTTAACATTAGATAACTCAGTTGTTGAAATATATCCGCTTGATACCATACAAGTTAAAAAAACACTCGAGCTAAATCAGATCGCTCTGATAAAAGAAGCAGGCATTAAAAAGAAAATAAAAGAAGACACGAGCTCAGTTAGTGCTCCTGTAATTCCAAAAATCGAAGAAGGTCCAAAAAAAATAGACCGGGAGCAAATTCTCGAAAAATATGGTATCACTCCTCCAGAAAACGAGGAGATCAAAAAAATAATTCAAAATTCGTTAGGCAACTCAGAGCTGGCTTTAGAAATCGAAGAAGTATCTAAAGTTTCTAGAACAGTAGCTGAAGAAAGAGAGAAAATTTTACAGAAATATGGTATTAAAAAGCCCGCCGAAGAAGAGATAGAATTTCTGATCTCAAACGCTCTTGGAATGGAAGAAACCACCGTAGATTTTAATAAACTCAAGAAGGAACTTATAGAATTGATTACTTCAAAAGTTGGAAAACCGTCTAAAAAAGCCGTAAGCATTATAGAATCATGCAATAGTTATGAAGAACTTCTGGATAAAAGAAGTGAACTGGAGAAGAGCCTGAGATCACTCGTTATGTTTATACCAAGAGAAAAGATAAATACGTTGATTTCTGAAATAGAAGAGAAAATAGGGAGAAAACTTAGCTAA
- a CDS encoding roadblock/LC7 domain-containing protein: MFENIIADLLGINGVKGVYIADPEGTLIESESLGTIDDEICAALVVEIYNKASEICEKLSSDTPDLITLDGKKERILVSKAGNFILGVVADIKTNYGLLKIEMKKAVEKASMV; encoded by the coding sequence ATGTTCGAGAACATAATAGCAGATCTGCTTGGAATTAATGGTGTCAAGGGAGTATATATAGCTGATCCTGAAGGGACTCTAATTGAATCCGAGTCTTTGGGGACGATTGACGACGAGATATGCGCCGCTTTAGTTGTGGAGATATACAATAAAGCATCAGAGATTTGCGAGAAACTTAGCTCTGATACTCCAGATCTAATCACACTCGATGGTAAAAAGGAAAGAATACTGGTTTCAAAAGCGGGAAACTTTATATTGGGGGTCGTGGCAGACATAAAAACGAATTATGGGCTTTTGAAGATAGAAATGAAAAAGGCAGTTGAGAAGGCTTCGATGGTGTAA
- a CDS encoding YfcE family phosphodiesterase — protein MRLIATSDTHLQEPRIPEKLLDLIESADLVVHAGDFESYEVYKKFSDYNLVAVKGDNDDSGIMEELPEVAEFRVGKLRIGVVHRGNYINNFDDLFYRAMELEVDLLIFGHIHRFVFEKLKDRAILCPGSPTQPRMSFASCAEILVEGEEIKVKCHAVQPIFCSFGGEELEALCWRRENL, from the coding sequence ATGAGATTGATAGCCACATCTGATACTCATCTTCAAGAACCTCGGATTCCCGAAAAATTACTTGATCTTATCGAATCCGCTGATCTCGTGGTTCATGCTGGCGATTTTGAGAGTTACGAGGTATACAAAAAGTTCTCCGATTACAATCTTGTGGCAGTGAAAGGGGACAACGATGATTCAGGGATCATGGAAGAATTACCAGAAGTTGCAGAATTTAGAGTGGGTAAGCTGAGGATAGGAGTTGTGCATAGGGGGAATTACATAAACAATTTCGATGATCTTTTTTATAGGGCAATGGAACTTGAAGTCGATTTGCTAATTTTCGGGCACATTCATAGATTTGTTTTTGAAAAGCTTAAAGATCGGGCAATTCTCTGTCCTGGAAGTCCTACTCAGCCAAGAATGTCCTTTGCGAGCTGCGCAGAGATCTTGGTTGAGGGAGAAGAGATAAAAGTTAAGTGCCATGCGGTTCAACCAATTTTTTGTTCTTTTGGAGGTGAAGAACTTGAGGCTCTTTGTTGGCGACGAGAAAATTTATGA
- a CDS encoding molybdenum cofactor biosynthesis protein MoaE — MRLFVGDEKIYEELKKSAKAVFIKREGSELLAESEDFRISAKPELILNLLEFFADLGYDFAILQANEEIVIVEEKYGFKIPTFGERNTLKVPEFETLKSIVEKTKKNADKCGAIGIFVGFVRKIENEKIVKRLEYEAFDEILSEKIAEVENKVRSFPGIANAKLYHKLGKLLPGEDIVYIAVAGEHRKDIWEPLMNAVELMKSELPIWKKEVYEDGERWI; from the coding sequence TTGAGGCTCTTTGTTGGCGACGAGAAAATTTATGAAGAGTTGAAAAAATCAGCGAAGGCGGTTTTTATAAAAAGAGAAGGATCGGAATTGTTAGCAGAATCCGAAGACTTTAGAATATCTGCAAAGCCGGAATTGATTTTAAATTTGCTTGAATTCTTTGCAGATCTTGGCTACGATTTTGCAATTCTCCAAGCCAATGAGGAGATTGTAATCGTCGAAGAAAAGTATGGATTTAAAATCCCAACCTTTGGAGAGCGCAATACTCTAAAAGTTCCAGAATTTGAAACTCTGAAGTCGATTGTTGAAAAAACAAAGAAGAATGCGGACAAATGCGGGGCGATAGGGATCTTTGTTGGATTTGTTCGCAAAATTGAAAACGAAAAGATTGTTAAAAGGCTTGAATATGAAGCTTTTGATGAAATTCTTTCTGAAAAAATTGCTGAAGTCGAAAACAAAGTCAGAAGTTTTCCAGGAATTGCGAACGCAAAGCTTTATCACAAACTCGGCAAACTTTTGCCGGGTGAGGACATTGTCTATATTGCGGTTGCTGGAGAACACAGAAAAGACATCTGGGAGCCTTTGATGAACGCTGTGGAACTTATGAAAAGCGAATTGCCAATCTGGAAAAAAGAAGTTTATGAAGACGGAGAGAGGTGGATTTAA